In Mycoplasmopsis maculosa, one genomic interval encodes:
- a CDS encoding MAG3090 family protein — protein sequence MKRLNCTYEISKDKNYPWLLKHPKIKAGLAKFRTRQEALEWYMLLDFETAIWFQDDNRIFAGQLTIDNDEQNWYYYIKTKGFDGDATYEGICRELSINQHTFEINKKELEKRVKPLKEGEDFILISDPYTYFPAELEISKRKPKDYVDVEIIKDEFQNRIQSLEAKLNENAANAEKELEKLQDELATREAENEELKKIQEELIYKTTTIENVQVINRTLQEELAKTEAENEELRRKREKEDKESSTKIKVRTSQEEAEVKQIKEYGNTIDTLQYTELIYLNESDTVGAMALYIEKIKKILDNIEDKAISQDDYDRIKYNLWTLQSAVSKNIEKMPSDRIEIVSKLNDQLIYFCKKLIDSLTIDSELEDTPANQAYYYEAKLESKVPVSFETSYVLVDLYHVGFVPKDEYYYAIPNVTTRSTYSVTLVHSSDSTRTVKYESPYRETVRSYQEEVIEEIEVPEKVVEEEVVITKLPTVEEQPVVYEEIVEEPKVEVIDYTEEKQEEKVPANRSRWLYIAAIIALVIWIIILLIIAILAGVDLGTGAGLLNL from the coding sequence ATGAAAAGATTAAATTGTACTTATGAAATATCAAAGGATAAAAATTATCCTTGATTATTAAAACACCCAAAAATCAAAGCTGGTTTAGCTAAATTTAGAACACGTCAAGAAGCACTTGAATGATACATGCTTTTAGATTTCGAAACAGCTATTTGGTTCCAAGATGATAATAGAATTTTTGCTGGTCAATTAACTATTGATAATGACGAACAAAATTGATATTACTACATTAAAACAAAAGGTTTTGATGGTGATGCAACATATGAAGGAATTTGTAGAGAATTATCAATTAATCAACATACTTTTGAAATTAATAAAAAGGAACTTGAAAAAAGAGTAAAACCTTTAAAAGAAGGTGAAGATTTTATATTAATTTCAGATCCATATACATACTTCCCAGCTGAATTAGAAATTAGTAAAAGAAAACCAAAAGATTATGTTGATGTTGAAATTATTAAAGATGAATTTCAAAATAGAATTCAAAGTTTAGAAGCTAAATTAAATGAAAATGCTGCTAATGCTGAAAAAGAACTTGAAAAATTACAAGATGAATTAGCAACAAGAGAAGCAGAAAACGAAGAATTAAAGAAAATTCAAGAAGAATTAATTTACAAAACAACAACAATTGAAAATGTTCAAGTTATTAATAGAACTTTACAAGAAGAATTAGCAAAAACAGAAGCAGAAAACGAAGAACTTAGAAGAAAAAGAGAAAAAGAAGACAAAGAATCTTCAACAAAAATTAAAGTTAGAACTTCTCAAGAAGAAGCTGAAGTTAAACAAATTAAAGAATATGGTAATACAATTGACACACTTCAATATACAGAATTAATTTATTTAAATGAATCTGATACAGTCGGTGCAATGGCTCTTTATATTGAAAAAATTAAGAAAATTTTAGATAATATAGAAGATAAAGCTATTTCACAAGATGATTATGATAGAATTAAATATAATTTATGAACACTACAATCAGCAGTTTCTAAAAATATAGAAAAAATGCCAAGTGATCGTATTGAAATTGTTTCTAAATTGAATGATCAATTAATTTATTTTTGTAAAAAATTAATTGATTCATTAACAATTGATTCTGAATTAGAAGATACACCTGCAAATCAAGCATATTATTATGAAGCTAAGTTAGAAAGCAAGGTTCCTGTATCATTTGAAACTTCATATGTATTGGTTGACTTATATCATGTTGGATTTGTTCCAAAAGATGAATATTATTATGCAATTCCTAATGTAACAACAAGATCTACATATTCAGTTACATTAGTGCATTCAAGCGATAGCACAAGAACTGTTAAATATGAGTCTCCATATAGAGAAACAGTTAGATCATACCAAGAAGAAGTTATTGAAGAAATTGAAGTTCCTGAAAAAGTTGTTGAAGAAGAAGTTGTTATAACAAAACTTCCTACTGTTGAAGAACAACCAGTTGTTTATGAAGAAATTGTTGAAGAACCAAAAGTTGAAGTAATAGACTACACAGAAGAAAAACAAGAAGAAAAAGTTCCTGCAAATAGAAGCAGATGATTATACATAGCAGCAATTATTGCTTTAGTAATTTGAATTATTATATTATTAATAATTGCTATTTTAGCTGGTGTTGATTTAGGAACAGGTGCCGGTTTATTAAACTTATAA
- a CDS encoding S1 RNA-binding domain-containing protein, translated as MIKKGDILYGLVKSISEHGIVVKTFNNIRFFIPVSLITDFKRNNINSFFEEGQKINFIVENIDQDQQSGIGNFKLNHPLYFRAPYKNNIKETKNGFNNLKKEIDEFIKNYQGE; from the coding sequence ATGATAAAAAAAGGCGACATATTATATGGATTGGTAAAAAGTATAAGTGAACATGGAATTGTTGTTAAAACTTTTAATAACATTAGATTTTTTATACCTGTGAGTTTAATAACTGATTTTAAAAGAAATAATATAAATTCATTTTTTGAAGAAGGTCAAAAAATAAATTTTATTGTTGAAAATATTGATCAAGATCAACAAAGTGGAATTGGAAATTTTAAATTAAATCATCCCTTATATTTTAGAGCTCCTTATAAAAACAACATTAAAGAAACTAAAAATGGTTTTAACAACCTAAAAAAAGAAATAGATGAATTTATTAAAAACTATCAAGGCGAATAA
- a CDS encoding glucose-6-phosphate isomerase, whose translation MEQLSIKFYNYSPDFSNENLVKRSTNLFKDIKTKNVVGFENFGFHDLAMNFSYENYEELEKFSENIHSKEIKKVIIFCSSKDFANFNSANQFLFKNDLLKNQKIQYLFFVDEEQYNYANLYQSFLELKNLKNIAFLFIGNTSYSQTFLNLIKLIINDFQINLGYYNALNNCYLISKNKLEKQLNFLDILEENKLIIPDILTNSYSLFSEYNMFLLLLKGADILGIYEGYQEGCRNWSYDDISKNESFQYAYVKHMIKKYSSFNLLISNNIIMHNTLSLQNSYISQLYSYRKYVSNYAIFPEDIYTYGQYILDNNKNLYVTYYSIKNEKFDYRLSDEINHEDGLKKDDNNVISNFKFAGDNGVMDVLANIATVPSCLINLKDNSEYNYGILISFIYWSLIYEAYLDKINPFGVK comes from the coding sequence ATGGAACAATTAAGTATAAAATTTTATAACTACTCTCCAGATTTTTCAAATGAAAATTTAGTAAAAAGAAGTACAAATTTATTTAAAGATATTAAAACAAAAAATGTAGTAGGATTTGAAAATTTTGGTTTTCATGATTTAGCTATGAATTTTAGTTATGAAAACTATGAAGAATTAGAAAAATTTAGCGAAAACATACATTCAAAAGAAATTAAGAAAGTTATTATTTTTTGTTCAAGTAAAGATTTTGCTAACTTTAATTCAGCTAATCAATTTCTTTTTAAAAATGATCTTTTAAAAAATCAAAAAATTCAATATTTGTTTTTTGTAGATGAAGAGCAATATAATTACGCTAATTTATATCAAAGTTTTTTAGAATTAAAAAATCTTAAAAATATAGCTTTTTTATTTATTGGAAATACAAGTTATAGTCAAACTTTTTTAAATTTAATAAAATTAATAATAAATGATTTTCAAATTAATTTAGGGTATTATAACGCTTTAAACAATTGCTATTTGATCTCCAAAAACAAATTAGAAAAACAATTAAATTTTTTAGATATTTTAGAAGAAAATAAATTAATAATTCCTGACATCTTAACAAATAGTTATAGTTTATTTAGTGAATATAATATGTTTTTATTATTACTAAAAGGGGCTGATATTTTAGGAATTTACGAAGGATATCAAGAAGGTTGTAGAAATTGATCATATGATGATATTTCTAAAAATGAATCTTTTCAATATGCATACGTAAAACATATGATAAAAAAATACTCTTCATTTAATTTATTAATATCAAATAACATAATAATGCATAATACTTTATCACTACAAAATAGTTATATTAGTCAATTATATTCTTATAGAAAATATGTTTCAAATTACGCTATTTTTCCTGAAGACATATACACATATGGACAATACATTTTAGATAATAATAAAAATTTATATGTAACTTATTATTCAATAAAAAATGAAAAATTTGATTATAGATTAAGTGATGAAATTAATCATGAAGACGGTTTAAAAAAGGATGATAATAACGTTATATCTAATTTTAAATTTGCTGGAGATAATGGAGTTATGGATGTTTTAGCAAATATAGCAACAGTTCCAAGTTGTTTAATAAATTTAAAAGATAATAGTGAGTATAATTACGGAATATTAATTAGTTTTATTTACTGAAGTTTAATATATGAAGCATATTTAGATAAAATTAATCCTTTTGGTGTTAAATAA
- a CDS encoding glucose-6-phosphate isomerase, giving the protein MDEFVELDFSKVANIEDLKKYESKVLNINSILNSSKLLEKENLDWMNLEENILENALYTKMQGIVKNWKNQNIEVLVVIGIGPEYLIPKTTYEFLFRNNKNKKPNIEIIFAGQNISSEYLVKTLKYVENKRFAINVINKNGNTLETSIAFREFRKLLEHKIGSELAKKLIVVTTDISKNILSDLSIVKGYEKLGIVQNLSNYFAVFSPIGIFPLMVAGGNIEKFINGAKIAINEANQENLLKNNPYLYACLRHFLSKKNSVEYLSSFEKEFNYFGEWWKQLFAENYGKDDKGLLPVNATFSTDIFLLENMDNNLKNESIITLFVPKKYNNDIFIERSIKAKKYINFIDGKNFLDVNYENLIKLNPLNKFNNLNTIYFKYNKKDEELLGYLFQFFLRSYIINAYLNDINPFAQSGAEVFKVNMVKINQNNEN; this is encoded by the coding sequence ATGGATGAATTTGTTGAATTAGATTTTTCAAAAGTAGCAAATATCGAAGATTTAAAAAAATATGAATCTAAAGTTTTAAATATAAATTCAATTTTGAATAGTAGCAAACTTCTAGAAAAAGAAAACTTAGATTGAATGAACTTAGAGGAAAATATTTTAGAAAATGCTTTATATACAAAAATGCAAGGAATTGTAAAAAACTGAAAAAATCAAAATATTGAAGTTTTAGTTGTGATAGGAATAGGACCTGAATATTTAATTCCTAAAACTACATACGAATTTTTGTTTAGAAATAATAAAAATAAAAAACCAAATATAGAAATAATTTTTGCAGGCCAAAATATAAGTAGTGAATATTTAGTAAAAACTTTAAAATATGTAGAAAATAAAAGATTTGCTATAAATGTTATAAATAAAAATGGAAACACATTAGAAACCTCTATAGCATTTAGAGAATTTAGAAAACTTTTAGAACATAAAATAGGTTCTGAATTAGCTAAAAAACTTATTGTAGTTACTACTGACATTAGTAAAAATATTTTAAGTGATTTATCAATTGTAAAAGGGTATGAAAAATTAGGAATTGTACAAAATTTATCTAATTATTTTGCTGTTTTTAGTCCTATAGGAATTTTTCCATTGATGGTAGCTGGTGGCAATATTGAAAAATTTATTAATGGTGCTAAAATAGCAATAAATGAAGCAAATCAAGAGAATTTATTAAAAAATAATCCTTATTTATATGCCTGTTTAAGACACTTTTTATCAAAGAAAAATAGTGTTGAATATTTAAGCTCATTTGAAAAAGAATTTAATTATTTTGGAGAATGATGAAAACAGCTTTTTGCTGAAAATTATGGAAAAGATGATAAAGGGCTATTACCAGTTAATGCAACATTTTCTACTGATATTTTTTTACTAGAAAATATGGACAATAATTTAAAAAACGAATCTATTATTACTTTATTTGTGCCCAAAAAATATAATAATGATATCTTTATTGAAAGAAGTATAAAGGCGAAAAAATATATTAATTTTATTGATGGCAAAAATTTTTTAGATGTTAATTATGAAAATTTAATTAAATTAAATCCGTTAAATAAATTTAACAATTTAAATACAATTTATTTTAAATACAACAAAAAAGATGAAGAATTATTAGGATACTTATTTCAATTTTTTTTAAGATCATACATAATAAACGCTTACTTAAATGATATAAACCCCTTTGCTCAATCTGGAGCTGAAGTGTTTAAAGTTAATATGGTTAAAATAAACCAAAATAATGAAAATTAA
- the mutM gene encoding bifunctional DNA-formamidopyrimidine glycosylase/DNA-(apurinic or apyrimidinic site) lyase, whose amino-acid sequence MPELPEVRTVVKDLRPKLIGFKFVDVIVLKEKMLSNSSLEEFKLFLNNEKILNIKNIGKHIIFELSSDKFLISHLRMTGKYFSSTNSRNTAHDYLIFKLKNDDNKLIELFYNDYRQFGTFHIKTKMNLFTTKPLLNLGKEPDEINIEELYKKIRKKSIPIKTFLLDQSYILGIGNIYANEVLFDVMIDPETKTNLIPFDKFKEIILSAKNIMDLSTKLGGSTINDYSSLDGTKGNYQTLLKVHLRKNKECFRCKNIIESKFVNQRMTYYCSNCQKEKYE is encoded by the coding sequence ATGCCAGAATTACCAGAAGTTAGAACAGTTGTAAAAGATTTAAGACCTAAACTAATAGGATTTAAATTTGTAGATGTAATAGTTTTAAAAGAAAAAATGTTATCTAATTCAAGCTTAGAAGAGTTTAAACTATTTTTAAATAATGAAAAAATATTGAATATTAAAAATATTGGTAAACATATAATTTTTGAATTATCAAGCGATAAATTTTTAATAAGTCATTTAAGAATGACAGGTAAATACTTTAGTTCCACAAATAGTAGAAATACGGCTCATGATTACTTAATTTTCAAATTAAAAAATGATGACAATAAATTAATAGAACTGTTTTATAATGATTATCGTCAATTTGGAACTTTTCATATTAAAACTAAAATGAATCTTTTTACAACAAAACCATTATTAAATTTAGGTAAAGAACCTGATGAAATAAATATAGAAGAACTTTATAAAAAAATAAGAAAAAAATCTATACCTATTAAGACTTTTTTACTTGATCAAAGTTATATTTTAGGTATAGGGAATATTTATGCAAATGAAGTTCTTTTTGATGTAATGATAGATCCAGAAACTAAAACAAATTTAATACCTTTTGATAAATTTAAAGAAATAATATTAAGTGCTAAAAATATTATGGATTTATCTACAAAATTAGGTGGATCAACAATTAATGATTATTCATCATTAGATGGGACTAAAGGCAATTATCAAACATTGTTGAAGGTTCATTTAAGAAAAAACAAAGAATGCTTTAGATGCAAAAATATAATAGAATCAAAATTTGTAAACCAAAGAATGACTTATTATTGTTCTAATTGCCAAAAGGAAAAATATGAATAA
- a CDS encoding Smr/MutS family protein: protein MNNNYKLIDLHGCTIDEAIAKVSFELAFIDNLENFTFEIIVGKGTGTLKIFIENYLIDNNFNYSYDENYNSFFIKINNNKINLDEDEEYYLNKFK, encoded by the coding sequence ATGAATAATAACTACAAGTTAATAGATTTGCATGGTTGCACAATTGATGAAGCTATAGCTAAAGTTTCTTTTGAGTTGGCTTTTATAGATAATTTAGAAAATTTTACATTTGAAATTATTGTTGGAAAAGGGACAGGAACTTTAAAAATTTTTATTGAAAACTATTTAATAGATAATAATTTTAACTATAGTTATGATGAAAACTATAATTCATTTTTTATAAAAATAAATAATAATAAAATTAATCTTGATGAAGATGAAGAATACTATCTAAATAAATTTAAATAA
- the mraZ gene encoding division/cell wall cluster transcriptional repressor MraZ, whose translation MFGTFNRSLDNKNRIIVPSKLRDALGSKFYMTIGLEGAIELRSEKTFNDFISILNAQSNFSIEARKIKRAWLGNTQEIEVDSQGRFLVPKTYIEKAAIQKDVVLVGIGDLVELWSLEKYNEYNENLDQEELNSITARFAEKA comes from the coding sequence ATGTTTGGGACTTTTAATAGAAGCCTTGATAACAAAAATAGAATTATAGTTCCTAGTAAGCTAAGAGATGCTCTGGGTTCTAAATTTTATATGACAATTGGTTTAGAAGGCGCAATAGAATTAAGAAGTGAAAAAACTTTTAATGATTTTATTTCAATACTAAATGCTCAGAGTAATTTTAGTATTGAAGCTAGAAAAATTAAAAGAGCTTGACTTGGTAATACTCAAGAAATAGAAGTAGATAGTCAAGGGCGTTTCTTAGTTCCTAAAACATACATTGAAAAAGCTGCTATTCAAAAAGATGTTGTATTGGTTGGTATAGGCGACTTAGTTGAACTTTGAAGTCTAGAAAAATATAACGAATATAACGAAAACTTGGATCAAGAAGAATTAAATAGTATTACAGCTAGATTTGCTGAAAAGGCATAA
- the rsmH gene encoding 16S rRNA (cytosine(1402)-N(4))-methyltransferase RsmH — protein MTNEHISVLLNESIDALKIKEDGIYVDLTLGMGGHSSEILKKLKNGLLIGFDKDQFAIEESRKRLSKISNKFVLIHSDFENITEELNKLGITTVDGILADLGISSPQVDNSERGFSYNKNARLDMRMDVSQSLDAHYIVNNYSESDLERIFIDYADVKFAKQVAKVIINNRPIDETLQLADIVRSAYPAKVVKLKNPNKAVFQALRIEVNHEFDSIKNMLNKAINLLNKDGKLAIISFHSLEDKIIKNFFGNLTKDKLPSKLPINEVKNFSVKVINPSKNEELMNKRARSAKLRVLTKII, from the coding sequence ATGACAAATGAGCATATAAGTGTATTATTAAACGAATCAATCGATGCTTTAAAAATTAAAGAAGACGGTATTTATGTCGATTTAACATTAGGCATGGGTGGTCACAGTAGTGAAATTCTTAAAAAATTAAAAAACGGTTTATTAATTGGTTTTGACAAAGATCAATTTGCGATAGAAGAAAGTCGCAAGCGATTAAGTAAAATTAGTAATAAATTTGTATTAATTCATTCTGATTTTGAAAATATAACTGAAGAATTAAATAAATTAGGAATTACAACTGTAGATGGAATATTAGCTGATCTAGGAATTTCAAGTCCCCAAGTTGATAACTCTGAACGCGGATTTAGTTATAACAAAAATGCACGTTTAGATATGCGTATGGATGTTAGTCAAAGTCTTGATGCGCACTATATTGTGAATAATTATAGTGAATCAGATTTAGAGCGAATTTTTATTGATTACGCCGATGTAAAATTTGCTAAGCAAGTTGCGAAAGTTATTATCAATAATCGTCCTATTGATGAAACATTACAATTAGCCGATATAGTAAGAAGTGCTTATCCTGCAAAAGTGGTTAAATTAAAAAATCCTAATAAAGCAGTTTTTCAAGCATTAAGAATAGAAGTAAATCATGAATTTGACTCAATAAAAAATATGCTAAATAAAGCTATTAATTTATTAAATAAAGATGGTAAATTAGCAATTATTAGTTTTCACTCTTTAGAAGACAAAATAATAAAAAACTTTTTTGGAAATTTAACAAAAGATAAATTACCTTCAAAATTACCTATTAACGAAGTTAAAAACTTCAGTGTAAAAGTAATCAATCCATCTAAAAATGAAGAACTTATGAATAAAAGAGCGCGCAGTGCTAAATTGAGAGTTCTAACAAAAATAATTTAA
- a CDS encoding MAG3720 family protein: MKKYLANIFLKNNSLKIQVFSDKSIYSIFFEDEFNYSSFNNQNINHFLNNTIKKINKNIGSLKRNKISYSLVIDDNYAFKNNIIFNRVVNNFELENQVVNEKIKKIIDNNESNYKKDKNVKIVSFNNYLYTLEEDLENVKEYAEFPLNKKGNKINVYSSFLSVSSDSELASILEIIEKNIQIKFIKLRSELININENNNEYKWLIHTENNLVSYVCTFNNKIIEYKCIEIKKDLIIKKINKFIDISEDEFDLKINALIKNYHFIKKIPNLEKENAVINVLKAVLNIILIKSSEIINNEKNNAKIIISGQYKEIFAKKISEELKNHQVFVSNNIESELMNLEEYIFEMLKLSNNFDKKDENIYNTLNNISIYNKKIKIAKNLYSPNIKAL; encoded by the coding sequence ATGAAAAAATATCTTGCAAATATTTTTTTGAAAAATAACTCATTGAAAATACAAGTTTTTTCAGACAAAAGCATATACTCAATATTTTTTGAAGATGAGTTTAATTATTCTTCTTTTAACAATCAAAATATCAATCATTTTTTAAATAATACAATAAAAAAAATAAACAAAAATATTGGTTCTTTAAAAAGAAACAAAATTAGTTATAGTTTAGTAATTGACGATAACTATGCATTTAAAAATAACATTATCTTTAACAGAGTAGTTAATAATTTTGAACTCGAAAATCAAGTTGTTAACGAAAAAATAAAAAAAATAATTGATAATAACGAAAGCAACTATAAAAAAGACAAAAATGTAAAAATAGTTTCTTTCAATAATTATCTTTATACTTTAGAAGAAGATCTAGAAAATGTAAAAGAATATGCTGAATTCCCATTAAATAAAAAAGGAAATAAAATAAACGTTTATTCTTCTTTTTTATCAGTTTCTAGTGATTCAGAATTAGCTTCAATTTTAGAAATTATTGAAAAAAATATTCAAATAAAATTTATAAAATTAAGAAGTGAATTAATTAATATAAACGAAAATAACAATGAATACAAATGATTAATTCATACTGAAAATAATTTAGTAAGTTATGTATGTACATTTAATAACAAAATTATTGAATATAAATGCATTGAAATTAAAAAAGATTTAATTATCAAAAAAATAAACAAATTTATTGATATAAGCGAAGATGAATTTGATTTAAAAATTAATGCATTAATAAAAAATTATCATTTTATAAAAAAAATACCTAACCTAGAAAAAGAAAATGCAGTTATAAATGTTTTAAAAGCTGTTTTAAACATAATTCTTATTAAAAGTTCTGAAATAATAAATAACGAAAAAAATAATGCAAAAATTATTATATCTGGTCAATATAAAGAAATTTTTGCTAAAAAAATAAGTGAAGAACTAAAAAATCATCAAGTTTTTGTATCAAATAATATTGAATCCGAACTTATGAATTTAGAAGAATATATTTTTGAAATGCTTAAGCTATCTAACAATTTTGATAAAAAAGATGAAAATATTTACAATACCTTAAATAATATTAGCATCTATAATAAAAAAATTAAAATAGCTAAAAATCTTTACTCACCTAATATTAAAGCACTATAA
- a CDS encoding cell division protein FtsZ, translating to MDNTDFYEISKLNIKIIGVGGAGNNAINLLINDEEQLVKNDNLFVANTDAQDLNKSACNNKILLGGAESRGFGAGGNPEKGKELAEKSIDEIKKTINKTDLLILVGGLGGGTGTGALPVFAKVAKELGILTVAFVTTPFEKFEGSKKRIIAINGLDELKKYVDSYVVISNQKLSEYYKDIPLKQALLKSNVTLKNAIKMINDILNKNGTINIDFNDISEVLRNGQETIIVSTKATGKDKVKNAVDKALKNTLFESEIKNCKKLLLNYHLDSKGTISQMEEASKLIYEYLNIEDDDKLKVIPGVVQEEENENGEKSDDFFIVNVIASGLNENTYVEEVKNSNVKVTINENHNEFNYEFDDDIIEQTSEYHSNVPGFINGNLKNEIDNEDSEF from the coding sequence ATGGATAATACTGATTTTTATGAAATAAGCAAATTAAACATCAAAATAATAGGAGTAGGCGGTGCTGGTAACAACGCTATAAACCTATTAATAAATGATGAAGAGCAATTAGTTAAAAACGATAATTTGTTTGTAGCAAACACTGATGCTCAAGATTTAAATAAAAGTGCTTGTAATAACAAAATACTTTTAGGTGGAGCTGAATCTAGAGGATTTGGTGCAGGTGGAAACCCTGAAAAAGGTAAAGAGTTAGCTGAAAAATCAATCGATGAAATAAAAAAAACAATAAATAAAACTGATTTATTGATATTAGTCGGCGGTTTAGGTGGAGGAACAGGAACAGGTGCTTTGCCAGTTTTTGCTAAAGTTGCAAAAGAATTAGGAATTTTAACAGTAGCCTTTGTAACTACTCCATTTGAAAAATTTGAAGGTTCAAAAAAACGTATTATAGCTATAAATGGTTTAGATGAACTAAAAAAATATGTTGATAGTTATGTTGTTATAAGTAATCAAAAATTAAGTGAATATTATAAGGATATTCCTTTAAAACAAGCACTTTTAAAATCAAATGTAACTTTAAAAAACGCAATAAAAATGATAAATGATATTCTAAATAAAAACGGTACAATTAACATTGATTTTAATGATATTAGTGAAGTATTAAGAAATGGTCAAGAAACTATTATAGTTTCAACTAAAGCAACAGGTAAAGATAAAGTTAAAAATGCAGTTGATAAAGCTTTAAAAAATACATTATTTGAAAGTGAAATTAAAAACTGTAAAAAATTATTATTGAACTATCATTTAGATAGTAAGGGCACAATTTCTCAGATGGAAGAAGCTAGCAAATTGATCTATGAATACTTAAACATTGAAGATGATGACAAATTAAAAGTAATTCCTGGAGTTGTTCAAGAAGAAGAAAATGAAAATGGTGAAAAAAGTGATGATTTCTTCATTGTTAATGTTATAGCTTCTGGACTTAATGAAAATACTTATGTTGAAGAAGTAAAAAATAGTAATGTAAAAGTAACAATTAATGAAAATCATAATGAGTTTAATTACGAATTCGACGATGATATTATTGAACAAACAAGCGAATACCATTCAAATGTTCCTGGTTTTATAAACGGGAACTTAAAAAATGAAATAGATAATGAAGATAGCGAATTTTAA
- a CDS encoding IS30 family transposase: protein MNYIKINYKIRSIIDISLNVERKTISEIAKILNISRQSISNEIKINSDYWGYNSEYAEVKHRNREKWKNHFKFINKMNSYKHYSKEFKNKYNKKTFSVELTHLYIKNNFNFKIPSIKTVYNWINSNLWVIKRKNILRKQYTKGGKRDGGPAYKRLVGARWVRPFWTRPKEINERSTFGHWEIDLIVGKQKAGHSHILSFVERYSRYGILVKVDSKNPWYIALILFELIKIYNLNVKSITSDNGFEFNSLFIIGYKLKIFIYKADPYASQQRGTNENFNGYVRRFFKKKTDFNLISNNEILKVQREINNIPRKIHGYLSASEMYALCEIKEPGLNIPLNEKLYSWQNKKRESNGSRNKFWKTKK from the coding sequence ATGAATTATATTAAAATTAATTATAAAATAAGAAGCATTATAGATATTAGTTTAAATGTTGAAAGAAAAACTATTTCAGAAATAGCAAAAATTTTAAATATTTCAAGACAATCTATTTCAAATGAAATAAAAATAAATTCTGATTATTGAGGTTATAACTCTGAATATGCAGAAGTAAAGCATAGAAATAGAGAAAAATGAAAAAATCATTTTAAATTTATAAATAAAATGAATTCATATAAACACTACTCTAAAGAGTTTAAAAACAAATATAACAAAAAAACTTTTAGCGTTGAACTAACACATTTATATATTAAAAATAATTTTAATTTTAAGATACCAAGCATTAAAACAGTTTATAACTGGATAAATTCAAATTTATGAGTAATAAAGCGAAAAAATATTTTGAGGAAACAATACACAAAAGGCGGAAAAAGGGATGGTGGACCTGCTTATAAAAGATTAGTTGGTGCTAGATGAGTCAGACCGTTTTGAACAAGACCAAAAGAAATAAACGAAAGAAGTACTTTTGGCCATTGGGAAATAGATTTAATTGTAGGAAAACAAAAAGCAGGGCATTCACACATTCTATCATTTGTCGAAAGATACAGCAGATATGGTATTTTGGTAAAAGTTGACAGTAAAAACCCTTGGTATATTGCTTTAATATTATTTGAACTAATAAAAATATACAATTTAAATGTTAAGTCAATAACATCTGATAATGGATTTGAATTTAATTCACTTTTTATAATTGGATATAAGTTAAAAATTTTTATTTATAAGGCAGATCCTTATGCTTCTCAGCAAAGAGGAACAAACGAAAATTTTAATGGATATGTTAGACGTTTTTTTAAGAAAAAAACTGATTTTAATTTAATTTCTAATAATGAAATTTTAAAAGTTCAACGAGAAATAAACAATATTCCAAGAAAAATACATGGTTACTTAAGTGCTTCTGAAATGTATGCACTTTGTGAAATAAAAGAGCCTGGTCTAAATATACCATTAAACGAAAAACTTTACAGTTGACAAAATAAAAAACGAGAAAGTAACGGTTCAAGAAATAAATTCTGGAAAACTAAAAAATAG